The Deltaproteobacteria bacterium region GGCCGCGCATGGTGCCTTCAAAGCTGGTGCAAAAACTCGTCACTAAATTCCTTGGCGCCAGTGTCTCTAAACCATTTGGTTTTGAGTTGCTCGGCAGTTTACCAAAGGGAAAATTCCTCGATGTCGGTTGTGGATCAGGCGTGATCGTCCGATTTGCACGATCACTCGGCTGGGACGCCATGGGTATCGATATGGATCCTGTCGCCGTCGGCAAAGCGCAGGCCATCGGTCTCAACGTCGTCCAGGGATCGCCAGCGGATATCCCAAAATATGGTCAAGAATTTGACTGCATCATGTGCTGCCACGTGCTCGAGCATGTGCATGATCCCATCGCCATGCTCAAAATCCTCAAGTCCGCGCTAAAACCCTGCGGCACCTTGTTCCTCGTGCTACCTAATTCACAGAGTGGGCTCCGCGCCCACTTTAGCGAGAACTGGCGTGGCCTCGAGGCGCCGCGCCATCTCCAGATCCCCTCGCAGCAGGGGCTGACGAGCCTACTCGCCGCTCTGGGATTTAAAGTCAAAGTCGTTTACGACCCGTCGGCACCCACCGCAGCCGAGTCCTTGCGGATCCAGCGTCGCGACCGCGTCGTCAACGACGATGATCTAAGTCGGGCTGCTGCTCTTGGCGACAGTTTAACTAAAGATCCAAATCGCGGTAATTTCATCGGCCTTTATCTGACACTCTGATCGCGTCGCCCATCTCACAGTGATCCATTCACCATGATCCACCCTAAGACGTGGTAGGATATATGAGATCCACATCTTTTCCCCATCGCCCCCATAATCACAAACATAATCCTAAATATATTTGGGCTCGCACCACGTAAAGGAGACCCATGCGATACATCAGCCTGAGTTCCATTGTGATCGCTTTCCTCCTGGTAACGCCACGTCCCCTACTTGCGCAATCTGACGCGGAAGCCAACATTAATCTTTTCGGAACTCCCGACCCTATCGAAGAGTCGGAGAAACCGAAAAAACCAGCCAAGAAAAAAAAGAAGCCAAAGAAAGAGAAAATCCCAGAATCTGACACTGCCGATCCCTTTGCTGCCACTGTCGAAGAGACACCCAAGGCCGAGAGCCTGGACGCCACCGTCCCGCCTGAGTCTACCGAAGGCGGGGGTAAAACGGAGGGGACGGAGAAAATTGATGGACTAGAGAAGACCGAGGGCCTTGAGAAAACTGAGACCCAAGAAGGCCTGGAAGGCGAAAAGCGCAAAACTAAGAAGGGCAAAAAGAAGGGCAAAAAATCAAGGAAAGCGGCCGAAGTCACTGACGCTGAGACAGCAGAACCTACCGAGATGATTGCTGGTCCGAAAGCCCTCGAAGGCACAACCGCTTACCTTGGTTTAGGTAAAGCAAAACTGACGGGCGACCTCGGCCAGATTGTGAATGGTTCCTACGAATTCACGCTCGAGGCAACTCGCTACCGGCTGGTAAAAAACGCCTTTGGCATCGGTTTCGGTGCGGGCTACCGCTACGCAAATGGTACGAAGAGTACCGCCGCACCGGCACTGACGTCGATCACGGCCAAGGTCAAACACGAGCAGCATAACGCCGATGTTCATATCGGGGTCAACTACACGCTCGCCGGTGGCTTTGGCCTAGGGATGGATGTTGCGGGAGTCATGCAACTTGATAGCCTCCTGATCACCATGCCATCAGCGAGCCCTTTTGGTGACGACTACTATGTCTCCTACGGTATCGGTATGCTCTCGCGCTTCGATCTCCATTACCGATTCACTAAAGCTATCGTCCGTCTCAACTACTCGCTAGAAACCGGACGCAAACAGCAAAGCCAGACCCTCTACTTCAGCAATAAACAGATCGACATCAACCCCGCCCAGACTGTGATCGGGCTTCAGATTGGTTTCGTTCTTTAGTCTTATACTCATTAAAATCGCGTAATTCGATGCACTTTATAGGGAGTAGTTCCATGCAATTATCAAGACCCTCCAGCAAAATGGCCCTAGCCTCCGCTTGGTCAATTGCCCTCGTCACCAGCATCGCGTGTGGCAAAGTGCAGGTGAAAAACGCCGGCGGCAACGGCATCCTCATCCTCGATGCTACCAAAGACATTGCTGTCGCCGATCAGGAGTTGACGTTAAAGCGTCTGCGCGTGTGGAAATCATCACCCAATGACTCGGGTCCTGGTGTTTCCTCTTTGATCGATACCTATACTGCCGAAGTCTGGTTCAGAGTTTCGGGAGAGGATGCGGACCAGTATGGCGTGATGACTAATCTCCAGAGTGATAATAACGGCAATCTATTCCCGTCAAATAATAGGCCGGGCAAAGTCTATACGATCATCAATGAGGACAACAACGTACGCACCTACACAGCTACGGCCGATGACGGTTTAGTCCAAAGCAAATTCGACTTATATGCACCATGGAGCTACAGCACAAGCGCTGTCGCCACCAACCCCAAAACCGTCAGCTGGGTGTACAAGCCCGTACGCGAGTTCGGTGTCACCGAATGGGCCAATATTTATCGCTACACTATGGCCAGTGACGCCTTGATCTATTCGCGCTGGCGCATGGTTGAAAATACCACAGGACTTGCCGCTAAGGCTGTGTGTCAAATTACCAAAGTCAACCTCTCAACTGGCGCAGCAAACAGGAGTATGAAAGCCTCATCTAGTTCCGTTGATCTTGGTACTTATTACGACGCTGCAAACAACAATGGAGACGACCAGACTGACGCCAACGGCAAATCAAACGAGAGATCGGACGATAAACTTTACGTGAGTTATACCGAGTACTGGTACGTCACGGGTCTTAATGTTTCGACACGCACAGTCCGGACCATGCGTGCCCGAACCGGTGACACCTATGTATCGAGGCACTTAAAAGCTGATACAGCTGCCACATCACCCGCAGAGTCTGGCTACAACAAGGTCGTAAGAGAGTGCAACACTGCAGCAAAACCAGCATCAGGCGAAACTGGGAGCAGCAACATACTCATACTTAGGAATCTCGCCAATCCGTCACCACTCACCCCAGAATTGGGGGCCATACTCAAGTCCGGTGGTCAACCAATGACCGACCATGTGTACTGCGACGCCCTCGACACCAAAACAAACGCCAAGGATTATATGGTTTCGCTGGTGAGTGCAACTAACGACACACCACCCGGTCTTGCCTGCGGCAGCGGATGGACGTCGGTAGAAACAACCGAAGTCTGGAGCACTGCCGACGGTTACTCGGCCCCTGTAGGTGACACTACTTCATCGAATCAATACAGCGTAGAACAGACGGCGATCACGACATCGGTTTTTTAAGATCGTTGGATCAAAATTCAAAATTAGCAAAAGCTAATCAGCAAGGGCATTGAGCAGAATCAGATTTTTCACTGATGTGAATACTGATCCTGGTCAAGGCTTTCCTTGTTTTTACTCGCTATCGAGTTAGCTTTCAAAACGTCCAGGATATTTACAAAGCCAAAAAGAGTGTCGCGTTTTTATACCACCAAACTGGCACCTGCCCTCATGTGGTCGTTGGCCATTTGCCTCAACCCCCTCATTTTATTTGACCACGGTGTTCCCGCTTTGAACGGCACGATATTTGCTCCGGGAGTCTTTGCACATTTTAACCAGTTGAGGCACATGTCTTATGCGTATCCAATTTGCGTTCCTAGCCGCTATGCTATGTCTAACAGCCTGTGGCAACACGAGAAAAAGCACCACCACCCCTAAGAGTGACGACCACGAACCAACACCTCAGATTGCGTATGTGTCGAACACGACTAATTTGGAGGCGATCAATTGCACTGGAGTCGGTCTCCGTGGCCCAAGCTGTGAATCTATGGATTCAGCGGCAGAGATCTTCGAGGGCATCGCTAGTGTCTCGGGTGCAGCCGTGCTCACTTGCGCCATGATTCCCGATGTCGTCCTATCAAAAGCCTTGGCGGT contains the following coding sequences:
- a CDS encoding class I SAM-dependent methyltransferase → MSQLPLENEVWNSDDLEPVDTCPFCQSTERSLAHHGVRDWCFYAAPGAWDFYECRRCQCIYLDPRPTASSIGRAYANYYTHEQPSSLAARIKDRLKNEVYSELLGLDVRPRMVPSKLVQKLVTKFLGASVSKPFGFELLGSLPKGKFLDVGCGSGVIVRFARSLGWDAMGIDMDPVAVGKAQAIGLNVVQGSPADIPKYGQEFDCIMCCHVLEHVHDPIAMLKILKSALKPCGTLFLVLPNSQSGLRAHFSENWRGLEAPRHLQIPSQQGLTSLLAALGFKVKVVYDPSAPTAAESLRIQRRDRVVNDDDLSRAAALGDSLTKDPNRGNFIGLYLTL